From the Sebastes fasciatus isolate fSebFas1 chromosome 9, fSebFas1.pri, whole genome shotgun sequence genome, the window actttctaattttacagctaaacagtacactacaagatgtttctggaaacaagCCGAGCATAATGCAGCTCAGCTGGCCTGGTCTGCTCTTCAAGAACAGTCAGACTGGGACAACAATGTAATTATATATTTACCGTTCTTTTAATATATTCAAATCCCAATATATTAGAGGGAGGCAAAATCCTCCTTCTGAAAAAAGGATTCATGTCGGTGTCCGAATGGGTTCAAATTTGAGACCAAGACTGATATCCTCCTAAAAATACTGTATTTTGAGCAAAACATGGAGATATTAGTAAACTGTCTGTCCCTGTCACCTGAGGCAATACTGGGAACCTGAGGGAAAGCCCTAAAAAATAGCCGATTTGATGTTTCAGACAGTTGTCCTCTTTATAAGAaccatattttgttttttaaagggactgttgtaagaatcagaaatgcttgttaacagcgacacctgtggctgttaagtcaacgaaagtcagcgtcgggctcgcgcttgtgctcgctctaaatagacatgaacgagcatcgctcaaaacagtgaggcgacacacgtcagctaaaactacaacatcactctatatttcacctgcttggcagtaatgttagctgaccagacgaaggtctctccatgaatcaatgctgatcctagtgttggtttTCCTGCCTctgcctcccgaccgcggtcagaaggaacaggggagacaccggagttttggtcggagacgataacgtttctcgttgcgtagccccgtcacttcacaagacacgggaaacctctgttggtttggaggagctgcagcatttatttctgcacaaacgtccactgtacattcactagatattaccagagctaaactaactcttctgcagtgtgtagtgtgtagtgtgcgcacatgcatgTAGAGCGGAGCAAAATAgcaagaacgagcgcggtgtgtgagtgaaggcaggcagggaggcagaggagcagagtacagcagagactctggccctggagaccaaagctacggtctcccccgcgtcctccgaccgcagccaacactgttttgcaagacgggcttcactagatataactttggtgcttccgtgtagtttttgttggagtctgagtctgaaaagCGTAGCCACaggcgagcgcgcatgggacaccgacccggattgatttatacgtgtaagaagttacaaatagtccctttaatcagTGGAGGGATTTTGCATTACCATGGGGACTGATTGTTTcgaacatttttattaatacacatttatttaccttcacaaataATTTGATATGTCTCTGAAAATTTGACTGacatcattttatatatttcttccAATTACAAAGGAACAAAATCCTGTTGTGAAGCCCAAAAGACTGTAAGTCACCTTAAGACCCACTCTAAAGATACAGCACATCATATTTCACTAAATGACAGTATTTCTGCTGCTAATCAATTTTCATGTCTTGTTAGATTGGCAACAAATGTCCAGGATGCCTGGCAAAGCAGCAGTAAGGTTAGTGAGCCTGTTGGAGATCATTTTAAtgattaagtattttttttctacaatgTAAGCTCTATATCATGATTTCTTTTGTTCATTAAGGATGCAGTGATTCCTGAGAAAGTGACCACAGGAAACAGTCCCAGTGAGAAGACATCAACCCAATCAGAAGTGTCGAGGTAATAATACGTTTATTTAGTATAGCACTTTTCATAGCACACaattcacaaagtgctttacaagaatacaaattaaatagaaaCGATTAAAccataaaacagcaaaaaaaaacaatcaataaatcCGCCAGTAGaaacaaaattacaaaacaaGACCAGTTTAAATTAGTGAGTCTTTAGCTGTTTTTAAAGGTGTCAACCGAGAAGTATGgaaaattaaaacattaaattgcAATCTTGCAATCTTTCCATGATGTTTACTtcatttgtttgtctgtttgatgTACAATAAGAGAGACAATCATTTTGTTTCAACAGGTTTACATCAGGATTTGACTGCATCGAGCCCCTCGGCAAAGGAGCCTTTGGTCATGTTTTCAAGGCAAAAGAAGAACTGACGGGGAAGTTTTATGCTGTAAAGATTGTCCTCTGTAGAGAGTAAGTCAAAtactaaattatgtttttaatagGCATTTCATAGTGTGATATATTAATTAGAGTTGTAGTGCAAAGCAAGATGAAAGTTTCAGCTGAGATTTTCTTATACTTAGGATCAAAAAGGATCTACGAGAGGCGATTGCACTATCAGACCTCCATCCCCGTAACATTGTTCGATACTATACGTGTTGGTTGGAGAACTCAGGATACCATTGGGACAACGCAGACGACAGTGGCAGCTCTTCACAGTGAGTCCCATCCACTTACTAAAGTAAGTAAGGATACTTACTGGAGGTATGTGATTTCCTCATttgtcttttcttccttttctagTTCTCCTATCAAGAAGTCATCGATGAAGTACCTCTATATTCAGATGGAGTTGTGTGGCAAAACACTCAGAGTTTGGATAGACGAGAAGAATGCTCAAAACTTGATGAAATCTCTGCGAGACTCAAAGAGGAGAGATGAAAGTCTAATTATTGCTCAGCAAATTGTCAGCGCGGTGGAGTACATTCACTCCAAGAAGTTCATCCACAGAGACCTGAAGGTGAGTCGAAGTGAATAAAATCATTTATTACATCCCGTCAGTCATGAAGCtacatgttttgtttatttctttccCGTGGTTAGCCTGCCAACATCTTGTTTGGTCAAGATGGGGAATGGAAGATCGGAGACTTTGGTCTGGTCACTGAGGAGaacgatgatgacgatgacaaGAACCTGGTGGAGAGAACGGTGTACAAAGGAACCCCATCTTACATGGCTCCTGAACAAGTGAGATGGTCTATactgacacaatgacaaaaacacatgttgacatatctaacacacatcgaaagccaaagaaaataagtgggtttttagcctggattttGAAGCATTCAATTGTGGGGGCTTATCGAACATATAGAGGGAAGCAATTCCACAACTTGGGCCTGCCACGGAAATGATTATCAGGGATGGAGATAATCTTTAGAGCGATCAGAATATCGGGTATTGGCTGACAATCGTCGGGAGGGTGTCAACGTGTAGTGTGTGCCCATTATTAACAAcagcatttatttgtttatcaaaTTTAAAATCTGGGTTAAATAAAATACCAAGATTCTTAGTGTAGGGTTTGAATTAACCAGAGAGTGGTCCTAGGTCACCGGCTACATTTTTAGCAATATATGGGGGTCCAAATATACAAATTTTAACCACTAGTGggatttaatttgaaaaaacattgaaaaatgTGACTCCGCAGATTGCGTTTTCGTGCTTCATGGCTACCtcaccaaagaaaaaaaatttacatattttttaaagttggattaaaataaatttTGCCCATTTTCAAGTGAAATTTAATAACTGGTTATGTTTAATGTATATTGTGATATCAAATAACCTTAATTGTGATTAGGAAAAGACAATAAGCTGCCTCGTGTCTTttgttaatattgtgttttcttgttttacACCAAAAGAGCAAGAGGAATTATGACCGAAAAATTGATATATTTCCTTTGGGGTTGATTTACTTCGAACTCCTTCATCCAATTTCCACTGGTCATGAAAGGGAAGCGGTGAGTTGTTCAGTCAAAatccaaaattatgcaaaactaTGTCCTTATGTGTAATAATTAACCTACTATGTTTCATTCTTTTTAAAggtattattatttaagttcAAAAGAGCATAAGAGAGCATCAGGTGTGTCAAACCAGTTACATGTTCCCTCTATGACTTCCAGGTTTGGGGCGACGTGAGAGCACAGACATTTCCCGAGGGGTTTCAACGCAATCTTCCCCAAGAGGTACATCATTTTGTGGGTTAGACAGGTAGAACATTACCTGGTCACTGTAAATCTGCATATGCACACAGCACTTCAGGAAGCAGAAAGAGCGATGCTTTCCTTCTAAGAGCAAATGCGTCTCAATTTAAGAAATTTTCAATGACTAGTGCAGTGCCGAATTCAGAAcaggccgattgcttggcccccagaagtgctgcttgcagcgtcgTTGAGAACTGCAGTATGGCTGGTTATACCTGcaaagtgtgaagttgattggatgaacagtTCTCGAGACATGCGAAGAAcacaatatatactatatatacacatacagacagagattccttcctTTTTGGTTAGATGGTGTTGTTTACTACTGCaccacctattggccaaatggcaccatATTTGTCATGGTCACTCAACCATCACATCTACACTGTTCAACCAAATGTGGTCGCAATAgcacaaagcgttcaggagatatgacgttttttttttaaatataatgccCTGCTGacagcatttgagctaactttgagaaccagctatagcaaaactgtatAGAACATCAATAATccaaaaaagtaactttttccGGCTCGGTCCAGAGATgttttgtaccaaatttggtgacgattGCTCAAAATGTGTAGATGGAGTAGCAAAAAAACAGATTTGGACACAATTCAAATCTAGATGCAAATGGGCGTGgcttatatactgtagataaatTCATCTGGACCATTTTGTTGTTTCTGAAAGTTATGGTTAATAAATTACAGACCAAAAAgtaaagttcattgttatagtGCCACCATCTGGtgaaattgcaccacattcgacACTGCACTTCTTTGGGAGTTGTAGCAACTCATAACATAATAACtgtgcataatgtaataatttaaatgtaataaaagctcataatgtaataaaacttTGAGCGCATAAAGTATTAACGGTCAACAACTACTCCAATTGTATCATGTAAAACTAGAAGTGTTCCTGTGCTTTACGAAGACAAGGAGAGTACTCTTTTTAAATTATGACATTATGCGctgaatttattatttattattaaactttttttgttgttgctaagtttataatgtaataatgttctTATGTAATGACttattacattatgaacaaaactgttattatGTTATGTGCTCAAGGTTTTATTACATTGTgctgattattacattatgagcttttattatatttaaattctTACATTATTCGCAGTTATTACGTTATGCGCAGTGAGCTGACTGTAAGCTGGTATGAGTGTTTCCTGCAGGGTGCTGGTTTACTTGCGATGTTCATCAACAGGGCAGGTCGGAGATACCGGTGTTTGAACTGCTATTATAGTTGTCTGTTGAGTAAGAATAAAAGAACCTTTGTTGGTTGCCCTTATGATGTCCACGTGTGGGAAATGCTGCTGAGTGCACCAATATTGCACTTTTAGTGCTGTTAATGCAACATAGATCTCAGAAGTTGTTCTTTTTTATGTTGCAGTACATCATAATAAGGTCAATGCTGTGTGAAAAGCCAGAAGAGCGACCCGAAGCAAGTAAGCTCAAGACGGACTTGGAAGAGTACCGACTCAACACTCAAGAGACCGCTGTGAATCCAAAAACTGAGACATTTTTTGTCGAtctgaagtaaatgggggctgtgcttaacaacaacaaaactataTCAAGTTTTGATCTCAAGCATACGTTAAGTATTGTGTATTACTTCTGCGATGTGTAAACTTTTTAAATCTTGGATTACATCGTTTTAAGcaataactagaatggcactcggagagcgaagacctccgccaagctgcccgagtatgattgccccccctctccatgcagcttgcgccatcatccacgtgtatttttgttgatgttgagatcagctgtacgttgcggagcatcgtaaaataCTTCATTCAacctggacagaaacaaagtaaaactcacctaaaccgtcgtcgttactctttccaacaatcaccaagtgtgctttggtcgaactcaactttaatttcacagagtttaatgtgaaaaaaagctGAATCTACAGGTAcctccccctccacccctcgctctctctctgcacgCCATGAATGCATCATCAGTTGCACtgtgcatgtcttaaagcctgtggtgttaaagctgaagtaggcgagattggagaaaatatgatttaaaaaaaagttatttttataaaacggtcgctatatcgtgacagtagtacatgaaaaaggtaacctgaaaaaaatcatgtgcctctggtgtcctccggtgctcctaacggcatctgcaatatttcacttaccggaggaaaacaagcagtaagagctgatctgaggtccgctgtccagctgccgtctatgagagccggctgtcaatcactcgcgaactacgaccaaacggtcaaactaagcagcgctgatcaaatatgaatcaatattatgtcacgttaatgcctatttcgcgctctctctctcgctctcgctctctcgctctctctgaaattacctgtgattggtcaaagtcttccgtcacgggctagatttttttaaagcctgaaaacagagccatgatgaggtgcagaagtctagttatctctcagaacacttgaattacaatatgatgaatggttattaatcaaacatttcATCACCCAAACGGACCTAGAAAAAGTCATCCATGCATTCGTCTCATCCCGATTAGACTACTGTAATTCCCTTTATTCGGGGCTCAGTCAAAAAACCATATCCCGTCTCCAACTTGTTCAAAATGCCCATATCACACCCATCCTTGCAACACTTCACTGGCTCCCAGTCAGGTAtattattgattttaaaatttgactAATTACTTTTAAAGCCCTTCACGGCCTTGCCCCtaactacattttacaattaCTTGAGCCCT encodes:
- the LOC141774182 gene encoding eukaryotic translation initiation factor 2-alpha kinase 3-like, whose amino-acid sequence is MKYLYIQMELCGKTLRVWIDEKNAQNLMKSLRDSKRRDESLIIAQQIVSAVEYIHSKKFIHRDLKPANILFGQDGEWKIGDFGLVTEENDDDDDKNLVERTVYKGTPSYMAPEQKSKRNYDRKIDIFPLGLIYFELLHPISTGHEREAVWGDVRAQTFPEGFQRNLPQEYIIIRSMLCEKPEERPEASKLKTDLEEYRLNTQETAVNPKTETFFVDLK